A genomic region of Zea mays cultivar B73 chromosome 6, Zm-B73-REFERENCE-NAM-5.0, whole genome shotgun sequence contains the following coding sequences:
- the LOC100191568 gene encoding uncharacterized LOC100191568: MDCCICSPVASVYRLPRNAICAPCHQGAKAIIGFLDRDGEREEDDGGGRSVQLQPRGSAKGLRDAWEQVKEMRAREEETRQRAAFLQHGFASAWKEGIHTDIVVKPGTGPAIPAHKAILVSGLPAGPNNTSGRRTSWLGRTGPGLFRILNRSSLSAHELHARSIRAGRAVGGVPAHAVRRRPLQGPRRRLHLAPGALPRRPVPPARLPLHRRSGGARRRRRRGQPGPGAAAARAPRRGRQVRCAVPEAGLRGAAGGGRGAPERAADA; the protein is encoded by the exons ATGGATTGCTGCATCTGCAGCCCCGTGGCGTCCGTGTACAGGCTGCCAAGGAACGCCATCTGCGCTCCCTGCCACCAAGGCGCCAAGGCCATCATCGGTTTCCTCGACAGGGATGGTGAGCGGGAAGAGGACGACGGCGGTGGCCGTTCTGTCCAGCTCCAGCCTCGCGGCTCGGCCAAG GGGCTGAGAGATGCGTGGGAGCAGGTGAAGGAGATGAGAGCCAGGGAGGAGGAGACCAGGCAGAGAGCTGCCTTCCTCCAGCACGGCTTCGCGTCGGCGTGGAAGGAGGGAATCCACACCGACATCGTCGTCAAACCTGGCACCGGTCCCGCGATTCCAGCCCACAAGGCCATCCTGGTGAGTGGGCTTCCGGCCGGGCCTAATAATACAAGTGGTCGACGGACGAGTTGGTTGGGCCGGACCGGGCCAGGCCTCTTCCGCATATTAAACCGATCGAGCCTCTCAGCTCACGAACTCCACGCCCGATCCATTCGTGCAGGCCGCGCGGTCGGAGGTGTTCCGGCACATGCTGTCCGGCGACGACCGCTGCAAGGCCCCCGCCGGCGGCTCCATCTCGCTCCCGGAGCTCTCCCACGACGACCTGTCCCTCCTGCTCGCCTTCCTCTACACAGGCGCTCTGGAGGCgccaggagaaggaggaggagagGCCAGCCAGGACCAGGAGCGGCAGCTGCACGCGCTCCTCGTCGCGGCCGACAAGTACGATGTGCCGTTCCTGAGGCGGGTCTGCGAGGCGCGGCTGGCGGCGGGCGTGGCGCCCCGGAACGCGCTGCGGACGCTTGA
- the LOC100191568 gene encoding uncharacterized isoform X1 — protein MDCCICSPVASVYRLPRNAICAPCHQGAKAIIGFLDRDGEREEDDGGGRSVQLQPRGSAKGLRDAWEQVKEMRAREEETRQRAAFLQHGFASAWKEGIHTDIVVKPGTGPAIPAHKAILAARSEVFRHMLSGDDRCKAPAGGSISLPELSHDDLSLLLAFLYTGALEAPGEGGGEASQDQERQLHALLVAADKYDVPFLRRVCEARLAAGVAPRNALRTLEVAELSSSAALMERAMGAVVEHAEEVVFSAEYERFAARNAGLCVEITRALLARMPTPARSDGPCLELGSS, from the exons ATGGATTGCTGCATCTGCAGCCCCGTGGCGTCCGTGTACAGGCTGCCAAGGAACGCCATCTGCGCTCCCTGCCACCAAGGCGCCAAGGCCATCATCGGTTTCCTCGACAGGGATGGTGAGCGGGAAGAGGACGACGGCGGTGGCCGTTCTGTCCAGCTCCAGCCTCGCGGCTCGGCCAAG GGGCTGAGAGATGCGTGGGAGCAGGTGAAGGAGATGAGAGCCAGGGAGGAGGAGACCAGGCAGAGAGCTGCCTTCCTCCAGCACGGCTTCGCGTCGGCGTGGAAGGAGGGAATCCACACCGACATCGTCGTCAAACCTGGCACCGGTCCCGCGATTCCAGCCCACAAGGCCATCCTG GCCGCGCGGTCGGAGGTGTTCCGGCACATGCTGTCCGGCGACGACCGCTGCAAGGCCCCCGCCGGCGGCTCCATCTCGCTCCCGGAGCTCTCCCACGACGACCTGTCCCTCCTGCTCGCCTTCCTCTACACAGGCGCTCTGGAGGCgccaggagaaggaggaggagagGCCAGCCAGGACCAGGAGCGGCAGCTGCACGCGCTCCTCGTCGCGGCCGACAAGTACGATGTGCCGTTCCTGAGGCGGGTCTGCGAGGCGCGGCTGGCGGCGGGCGTGGCGCCCCGGAACGCGCTGCGGACGCTTGAGGTCGCCGAGCTGAGCTCCAGCGCCGCGCTCATGGAGCGCGCCATGGGCGCCGTCGTGGAGCACGCCGAGGAGGTCGTGTTCTCGGCGGAATACGAGCGGTTCGCCGCACGGAACGCGGGGCTGTGCGTCGAGATCACCCGCGCGCTGCTGGCCAGGATGCCGACGCCGGCGAGGAGTGATGGCCCGTGCTTAGAGCTTGGAAGCAGCTAG